The Thermus oshimai DSM 12092 DNA segment CTGGAACGTCGGCTCCTCACCGCCTTGGAGCTTTACCGGAAGGGGGTGGCCCCCCGCATCGCCGTGACCGGGGGCAAGGCCCCGGGGGACCGGCTGAGCGAGGGGGAGGTGGGCTGCCGCTACCTCCGGGCGCGGGGCGTGCCCGAAGAGGCCCTTCTCTGCGAGGGGAAAAGCCAGAACACCTTCGAGAACCTCCTCTTCCTGAAAGGCAGGGTGCGGGGGCGGCTCCTTTTGGTCACCGACGCCCCCCACCTGCCAAGGGCCCTCTTCCTGGCCCGGCTTCTAGGCCTAAAGGCCCAGGGGCACCCCGTGCCTGGGCGCTACCCCCTGGGCTACTGGGCGCGGGAGGCCCTCTACCGCCTCTGGCTCTACCTGGGCCTGAAACCCCTTCCCAGGTCTATAGCCTTTCCAGGGATTCCAGGTACCCTTGCAAGAGCGCTTTAAACTGGCTTAGGAAAAG contains these protein-coding regions:
- a CDS encoding ElyC/SanA/YdcF family protein, with the protein product MWVLLLLALALAQYDWIVVLGAAQYGGRPSPALERRLLTALELYRKGVAPRIAVTGGKAPGDRLSEGEVGCRYLRARGVPEEALLCEGKSQNTFENLLFLKGRVRGRLLLVTDAPHLPRALFLARLLGLKAQGHPVPGRYPLGYWAREALYRLWLYLGLKPLPRSIAFPGIPGTLARAL